The genomic window ATCCCCACGGCCATCCATATTGGATTGGCCGGCAAGCAAGTACACGTCGTAAACCTCGGCGAATACCAAATCGCTACAAAGCAATAACGACAACAGAATCAATAGTCGCAAGCCGTTCATGGTGACTCATCTGGAGCAAGGGAGAGAGGACGCCCGCCAGTATACACACCCGGTTGCTCGAAGGATTACAGGCAGTCGATCTAATCGTTTAACCCGTAGCCGCAGGCGCCGGAGCGGGCTGCCACAGATATTGGCAATCACTCTCAATACCCACCACCGATTCGTTTCGATCCATACGCCCCGGCGGACAACGCCGGCGTCATCTATCGCGAAGCGATAGCTCAAGAATCCTGCGGTCCCTCGGCATCCTGACGCAACATCTCAAAACAAGCGTCATGCAAGATCTCGTGGGCCCCATCAAAGATGGTGACGCTGCCGAAGGAGGCGGTTCGCTGAAAGAACACATCCCGTTCTCCAAGTTTGGCGATCGATCCCCGGACGTCGCGTGTTAGCAATGCGGCTAGATCATTCGATTCGATGACCGCATCGGTTTCGCCTATGTCGGTGCACAGACGATTGAAGAACAACAGCGAGTGACTTATCGGGACGCTTCCTTCGTATCCGTCGCGAACACCAGCAAACAAGTGCAGTTTGTTGGCTTTCAGGGGAAGCGGCATGGCGATGGGGGACCGCTGGCTGGCCGATTCGTAGAAGTCTTCGGCCGATTCGAGGACCGACTCGATATCGGTGGCGTATTTGCTTTTCCGGTCCTTCGACTGATGGTACCAAGCGGCAATGTCCGTGATGGGAACCCAGGCATAAGCGGCGCGAATACGATGACGGGACTTTAGCGAGATCGCGCAACAGGCGTGCCCGCCACCGCTGCCGCCCACCACATAAATCCGGTCCTTGTCCACGTTCGCATTGGCGATCGCGTAGGCAATTGCATCATCGATATCCGAAAGCGATGCGGCACTCGCGCATGAATGGGGTGTCTTGTTTGGGCCTCGAAAATCCGGATGTATGTAATGCCATCCGGCGGCAGCAGTTAGACCCGCAAATTGGTCGAGCTGCTGATAGCCAGCCGACCACGAGTGTAAGCTGACCACCAGAGGCTGCGGCATGGAACTAGCCGAAAAGAAGGCATACGCTTTCTGCTCCGTCGAGTCGAACGAGCTCGGGATCGACACCTTTGTAAAACGATCGTCCCAGCGTCGCA from Roseimaritima ulvae includes these protein-coding regions:
- a CDS encoding alpha/beta hydrolase family protein, translated to MHKKLFSLLVLVAAFSAGQVSYLHAQDAKDKPSSAAVVPGDDTRLRRWDDRFTKVSIPSSFDSTEQKAYAFFSASSMPQPLVVSLHSWSAGYQQLDQFAGLTAAAGWHYIHPDFRGPNKTPHSCASAASLSDIDDAIAYAIANANVDKDRIYVVGGSGGGHACCAISLKSRHRIRAAYAWVPITDIAAWYHQSKDRKSKYATDIESVLESAEDFYESASQRSPIAMPLPLKANKLHLFAGVRDGYEGSVPISHSLLFFNRLCTDIGETDAVIESNDLAALLTRDVRGSIAKLGERDVFFQRTASFGSVTIFDGAHEILHDACFEMLRQDAEGPQDS